Within Winogradskyella helgolandensis, the genomic segment GAATAGGTTGTATATTATGGAATTAGTCAAATACAACCCTGAAACACGTGAAATGAAATTTTCATTAAGCCAATATGGAGAAATAAAAGGAAATGGTATTACTTGGAAAAATATAAATCCCAATGACCAAAATTATTTGAATATTGTAAAAGATGATTTTAACGATTTATTAGGTCCAGATTCGGAATCTAGTTTTGAGGAAATATAAAACGTGCTACAACAACGTGTATAATTAATTGCTTTGTTCTTCTCTACTTGCGAAAATTCCTGCGGAATTTTCACGGGTTCGTAAAAGTTTGCTAAATTAGTTGCTGAACCACGCAACTAATCATACACAAACACGTTGTGCGTCATACAACCAATCTCTCGTGAAAAACAAAAATTGACTAAAAAATGATAACCAAAATAGACCTAAATAAAGTAGCGAGTTACAAAAGTCAAGCAACTTTAGAAACTGACAAAGCTTTGAATCTTATTTATGGTTTAAATGGAACAGGAAAAAGTACTTTTTCAAATTATCTTTTAAAAAGAGCAGATGAAAAGTATAAAGATTGTTCTGTTGTAGGTTTAGATGAAAATCACGAAATTCTTGTTTATAATCAAACTTTTATCCAAGAGAACTTTTTCGAATCTGAAAGTTTAAAAGGAATTTTCACTCTTTCAAAAGAAAACAAAGAAGCTATAACAAAAATTGCTAGTGCTGAAAAAGAAATAGAAAATCTTGACGGAGAAAGAACAAAAAAAACCAAAGAATTAGAAACAGAAAATATATCAATAGGTAAAAAGTTAGAAAACGCAAAAGTTACTATTTGGAAAATAAAAACCGATTTTAGTGGTGGCGACCGTGTTCTTGAGTTTTGTTTAGAAGGTCATAAAGGTTCAAAAGACAATTTATTTAATCACATCCAAGGATTAACGAAACCTGATGATAAACCAACCAAAAATATCGATGACTTAAAGAATGATGTTCAAGCAATTATGGGCGAAAATGCTCAAAAATATGGCTTTTTTCCTAAAATCACATTCTCATCTTCAAATATAGAAACTGCAAAAATTTTCGATAAACAAATCGTAGGTAATGAAAATAGTAGTGTATCTGAACTAATCACAAAACTTGGAAACTCTGATTGGGTAAAATCGGGATTAAAATATTTACCAGAACAACAATTTGCGGAAAATGAAAATTGTCCTTTTTGTCAAGAAAAAACCATTTCAAGCGAATTAATAGAAAATATAAAAAATTACTTTGATGCTTCGTATGAAGCAGATATAAACTCTATAAAAACTTTTCTTGAAGAATATTCACAAGCAATTCTGCAAATCCCAAACAAAGCAACTTTCGAAGCCAACCCAAAATTTGAAACTTTCAAGCAAGATTTTGAAATCAAATTAAGTGCATTTAATCAACTGGTCAAATCGAATAAAAAAAAGATTGAAGAAAAGATAAAAAAACCAAGTGTACTTCAAACTCTGGAAAATTCAACTAAATTATTAGAAGAAGTTAATGAAGTTATAATTAAAATTAATGCTTCGATTTTAGAACACAACGATAAAATTGATAAAAAGGCAACAGTAAAAACAGCAATAAAAAAGACTTTTTGGCAAATTATGCGTTGGGATTATAACCAAACAATTAGCTCATACCTTTCCGACAAGAACATATCAAAAACTAAAACAGACTCGCTTAATACTACTATTAACGGTTATGATAAAACAATTCTTGAAAAAAAGTCAATCATATCTGAACAACAAAAACAAACAGTTAATATTGAAAAAGCAATTGCAAATATTAATGATGGATTAATTGACTTGGGAATTACTGATTTTGAAATTGAAAATCACAAAGAAAACCTTTACAAAATAGTTAGAGGAGAAAATAAGGAAAGAGTATTTCGTTCATTAAGTGAAGGAGAAAAAATGATAATAAGCTTTTTGTACTTTTTAGAAATGTGCAGAGGAAAACAAGATGCTACAGAAACAGGGAAAAAGAAAATAATTGTAATTGACGACCCAATTTCAAGTCTTTCTCATATTTATGTTTTCAATATTGGAAGATTAATTAAAAACGAATTTTTTGGAAAAAAGAAAACTAAAAAAAATGAAGAAACTGGAGAAAAAGTGAATATTTGGAATTATAAATATGAACAAGTATTTATATTAACTCATAGTCTTTATTTCTTTTACGAGATTACTGAAACAAAACACGATGAACGAAAAGAAACTCAAAAATTATTTAGACTTATAAAAAATAATGATGGTAGTCACTTCCAAAAAATGAAATATGAAGAAATACAGAATGACTATCAAGCTTATTGGTATATTATAAAAGACGAAAAACAGCCACCAGCTTTGATTGCGAATTGTATGAGAAACGT encodes:
- a CDS encoding AAA family ATPase, coding for MITKIDLNKVASYKSQATLETDKALNLIYGLNGTGKSTFSNYLLKRADEKYKDCSVVGLDENHEILVYNQTFIQENFFESESLKGIFTLSKENKEAITKIASAEKEIENLDGERTKKTKELETENISIGKKLENAKVTIWKIKTDFSGGDRVLEFCLEGHKGSKDNLFNHIQGLTKPDDKPTKNIDDLKNDVQAIMGENAQKYGFFPKITFSSSNIETAKIFDKQIVGNENSSVSELITKLGNSDWVKSGLKYLPEQQFAENENCPFCQEKTISSELIENIKNYFDASYEADINSIKTFLEEYSQAILQIPNKATFEANPKFETFKQDFEIKLSAFNQLVKSNKKKIEEKIKKPSVLQTLENSTKLLEEVNEVIIKINASILEHNDKIDKKATVKTAIKKTFWQIMRWDYNQTISSYLSDKNISKTKTDSLNTTINGYDKTILEKKSIISEQQKQTVNIEKAIANINDGLIDLGITDFEIENHKENLYKIVRGENKERVFRSLSEGEKMIISFLYFLEMCRGKQDATETGKKKIIVIDDPISSLSHIYVFNIGRLIKNEFFGKKKTKKNEETGEKVNIWNYKYEQVFILTHSLYFFYEITETKHDERKETQKLFRLIKNNDGSHFQKMKYEEIQNDYQAYWYIIKDEKQPPALIANCMRNVIEYFFNFVEKKDLNNFFRQEPLNTNRFQAFYRYINRESHSLGQNIFDFKEFDYKDFKDGFAELFKVAGYEEHHKKMLK